The Nicotiana tabacum cultivar K326 chromosome 14, ASM71507v2, whole genome shotgun sequence genome contains a region encoding:
- the LOC107798154 gene encoding acyl carrier protein 1, chloroplastic, whose amino-acid sequence MASVTGSSFAISSLSCSFKQNQVHLKTSLSIKGVSSPSLRLKPATGRFSITCAAKPETVDKVCEIVKKQLALTDDKVVNGESKFTALGADSLDTVEIVMGLEEAFGITVEEENAQTIATVQDAADLIEDLITKKA is encoded by the exons ATGGCTTCTGTTACTGGATCTTCTTTCGCCATCTCTTCCCTTTCCTGCTCTTTCAAGCAGAATCAG GTGCATTTGAAGACCTCTCTTTCTATTAAGGGAGTGAGCTCCCCTTCTCTCAGATTGAAGCCAGCTACTGGTCGCTTCAGCATTACCTGTGCG GCTAAACCAGAGACAGTTGACAAAGTGTGTGAGATTGTGAAGAAACAACTGGCTCTTACTGATGATAAAGTAGTCAACGGAGAGTCAAAATTTACAGCACTTGGTGCTGATTCTCTTGACACG GTTGAGATTGTGATGGGACTTGAGGAAGCGTTTGGAATCACTGTGGAAGAAGAGAATGCACAGACTATTGCAACAGTTCAAGATGCTGCCGACTTGATTGAGGATCTCATTACCAAGAAAGCTTAA